Proteins found in one Osmerus mordax isolate fOsmMor3 chromosome 20, fOsmMor3.pri, whole genome shotgun sequence genomic segment:
- the smpd4 gene encoding sphingomyelin phosphodiesterase 4 isoform X1 encodes MAAPVLQQPSFLLANLKVDSTTKPLLQRCQELVKVIDEYPAKELHLIFPWLVETVFGSLDGVIVGWNLRFLQARSNEYNIAMDFLDPSGPMMKLVYKLQAEDYKYEIPVSYLPGPVRASIHEGVLPDCPLFHNKLQFPLSGLLSLSLALNPFEFYMFNLASSLITPKNYPPGQLVSASDNAYFVLVDSYLKYFLPTEGNVPPSPFSDSRGSVSAPAPRSPSVPFAGYGIHSTSLLKRHISHQPCVNADPAAQEIWRSETLLQVFVEIWLHHYSLEMYQKLQSPQVKLALLQYRLSMSSMPCQPLAPPGSGTLHTYQVHLPLRSAPRGLLEEPFSPTEEHVLVVRLLVKHLHAFSSSLKPEQVSSSPSAHSHASPLEEFKRVVVQRFVQQKLYVFLQHCFGHWPLDASFRAVLETWLSYIQPWRYTGEKTNPLTDQNRSVPDKWASFVQENLLMYTKLFQGFLNRVIRTDLVNVKNALMVFRVAKVFAQPNLTEMIQKGEQLFLEPEHVLHHRQHRVFLTPGHGGSFLSARQPAGTDAVFRVKSHVYGLEGQDCQYKQMFGTELRGAVLKLIQIIAQARQTAKRISDHSAEVASNNSFMSWFGMGSSDLNNTFSGSEGGDETGECFKKTHEFLDRALENLCQIFRLNPGQLSQLMANLGSGQDDINSRQLPDCIQGENGLILTDLGRMQIINGLRRFEIEYQGDPELQPIRSYENAVLVRLLFRISSLVNDRFGNRMEALCSRPDFLGRLGRHYLAGPVAGASGRRKSPVTRRTLERNPQPRLSIRTLASYRTLLLLVMLYVMGALLSVGPLSCTLLILTGGVLYGVLLTLLGDKLKSH; translated from the exons ATGGCTGCGCCAGTCTTGCAACAACCCAGTTTTTTACTG GCAAACCTGAAAGTTGACTCAACAACCAAGCCTCTCCTTCAGCGTTGCCAAGAATTGGTGAAAGTGATTGATGAGTACCCTGCAAAG GAATTGCACCTGATATTCCCATGGCTGGTGGAGACCGTGTTTGGCAGTCTAGACGGCGTGATCGTGGGCTGGAACCTGCGATTCCTGCAAGCACGCAGCAATGAATACAACATTGCAATGGACTTCCTGGATCCCAG TGGGCCAATGATGAAACTAGTATACAAACTCCAAGCAGAAGATTACAAGTATGAAATTCCTGTCAGCTATCTACCG GGTCCTGTAAGGGCATCTATACATGAAGGTGTCCTCCCAGATTGCCCGCTTTTTCACAACAAGCTGCAGTtccctctgtctggtctgctgtcTCTCAGCCTGGCTCTCA ATCCTTTTGAATTTTACATGTTCAACTTGGCCTCAAGTCTTATAACACCAAAG AACTACCCTCCAGGCCAACTCGTGAGCGCTTCAGACAATGCCTACTTCGTGCTGGTGGACTCTTACCTCAAATACTTCCTTCCCACTGAGGGCAACGTGccgccctctcctttctctgacTCCAGGGGCTCTGTTTCTGCACCTGCACCCAG GTCACCCTCTGTGCCTTTTGCGGGGTACGGCATCCACAGCACCAGCCTCCTAAAACGCCATATATCCCATCAACCCTGCGTCAACGCTGACCCCGCTGCCCAGGAGATCTGGAGGTCAGAGACTCTATTACAG GTGTTTGTAGAGATCTGGCTGCATCATTACTCCCTGGAGATGTATCAGAAGCTCCAGTCCCCCCAGGTGAAG CTGGCGCTGCTCCAGTATCGCCTCAGTATGTCCAGCATGCCGTGCcaacccctcgcccctccaggCTCTGGGACCCTCCACACCTACCAAGTACATTTACCTTTACGTTCAGCCCCCAGGGGCCTGCTGGAG GAGCCCTTCAGTCCCACAGAGGAGCACGTGCTGGTGGTGCGTCTCCTGGTCAAGCACCTGCACGCCTTCTCCAGCAGCCTGAAGCCCGAGcaggtctcctcctccccctcggccCACTCTCACGCCAGTCCCCTGGAGGAGTTCAAGAG GGTGGTGGTTCAACGTTTCGTCCAGCAGAAGCTCTACGTGTTTCTGCAACACTGCTTCGGCCACTGGCCTCTGGACGCCTCCTTTAGAGCG GTGTTGGAGACGTGGCTTAGCTACATCCAACCGTGGAGGTATACAGGAGAGAAAACCAATCCTCTGACTGACCAAAACAGAAGCGTTCCTGACAAATG GGCCTCGTTTGTGCAAGAGAACCTACTCATGTACACAAAGCTCTTTCAGGGCTTCCTCAACAGAGTCATCCGCACAGACTTGGTCAACGTGAAAAATGCTCTGATGGTCTTCAGGGTGGCCAAAGTGTTTGCACAGCCAAACCTAACAGAGATGATCCAGAAAG GAGAGCAGTTGTTCCTGGAGCCCGAGCACGTCCTCCACCATCGGCAGCATCGGGTCTTCCTCACGCCAGGCCATGGCGGCAGCTTCCTGTCCGCTCGGCAGCCCGCGGGGACGGACGCCGTGTTCCGGGTGAAGAGCCACGTGTACGGCCTTGAGGGCCAGGACTGCCAGTACAAACAGATGTTTGGCACTGAGCTTAGGGGAGCT GTTCTGAAGCTGATCCAGATCATCGCCCAGGCCAGGCAGACCGCCAAGCGGATATCTGACCACTCTGCCGAGGTGGCGTCCAACAACTCGTTCATGTCGTGGTTTGGGATGGGCTCCTCCGACCTCAACAACACCTTCTCGGGTTCAGAGGGGGGGGACGAGACTGGCGAGTGTTTCAAGAAGACTCACGAGTTCTTGGACAGAGCGCTGGAGAACCTCTGTCAGATCTTCAGG TTAAACCCTGGACAGCTGTCTCAGCTAATGGCTAACCTTGGATCAGGGCAGGACGACATAAACTCCAGACAGCTGCCAGACTGCATCCAGGGAGAGAATGGACTCATCCTCACAGACCTGGGCCGCATGCAG ATCATCAATGGACTCCGTAGATTTGAGATCGAGTACCAGGGAGACCCAGAGCTTCAGCCTATCAGAAGCTACGAGAACGCTGTGCTGGTGCGGTTGCTCTTCAGGATCTCCTCGCTGGTGAATGACAGG TTTGGGAATCGCATGGAAGCTCTCTGCTCGCGCCCGGACTTCCTGGGTCGGCTAGGACGCCACTACCTGGCCGGCCCTGTCGCCGGAGCAAGCGGTAGGAGGAAAAGCCCGGTGACACGGCGGACATTGGAGAGGAACCCCCAGCCGCGGCTAAGCATCCGCACGCTAGCCAGCTACAGGACCCTGCTGCTGCTAGTAATGCTGTACGTGATGGGGGCGCTGCTCTCTGTtggacccctgtcctgcacctTGCTCATCCTCACTGGGGGGGTTCTCTATGGAGTTCTCCTGACCCTCTTGGGAGATAAACTGAAATCCCACTAG
- the smpd4 gene encoding sphingomyelin phosphodiesterase 4 isoform X2: MAAPVLQQPSFLLANLKVDSTTKPLLQRCQELVKVIDEYPAKELHLIFPWLVETVFGSLDGVIVGWNLRFLQARSNEYNIAMDFLDPSGPMMKLVYKLQAEDYKYEIPVSYLPGPVRASIHEGVLPDCPLFHNKLQFPLSGLLSLSLALNPFEFYMFNLASSLITPKNYPPGQLVSASDNAYFVLVDSYLKYFLPTEGNVPPSPFSDSRGSVSAPAPRSPSVPFAGYGIHSTSLLKRHISHQPCVNADPAAQEIWRSETLLQVFVEIWLHHYSLEMYQKLQSPQLALLQYRLSMSSMPCQPLAPPGSGTLHTYQVHLPLRSAPRGLLEEPFSPTEEHVLVVRLLVKHLHAFSSSLKPEQVSSSPSAHSHASPLEEFKRVVVQRFVQQKLYVFLQHCFGHWPLDASFRAVLETWLSYIQPWRYTGEKTNPLTDQNRSVPDKWASFVQENLLMYTKLFQGFLNRVIRTDLVNVKNALMVFRVAKVFAQPNLTEMIQKGEQLFLEPEHVLHHRQHRVFLTPGHGGSFLSARQPAGTDAVFRVKSHVYGLEGQDCQYKQMFGTELRGAVLKLIQIIAQARQTAKRISDHSAEVASNNSFMSWFGMGSSDLNNTFSGSEGGDETGECFKKTHEFLDRALENLCQIFRLNPGQLSQLMANLGSGQDDINSRQLPDCIQGENGLILTDLGRMQIINGLRRFEIEYQGDPELQPIRSYENAVLVRLLFRISSLVNDRFGNRMEALCSRPDFLGRLGRHYLAGPVAGASGRRKSPVTRRTLERNPQPRLSIRTLASYRTLLLLVMLYVMGALLSVGPLSCTLLILTGGVLYGVLLTLLGDKLKSH; this comes from the exons ATGGCTGCGCCAGTCTTGCAACAACCCAGTTTTTTACTG GCAAACCTGAAAGTTGACTCAACAACCAAGCCTCTCCTTCAGCGTTGCCAAGAATTGGTGAAAGTGATTGATGAGTACCCTGCAAAG GAATTGCACCTGATATTCCCATGGCTGGTGGAGACCGTGTTTGGCAGTCTAGACGGCGTGATCGTGGGCTGGAACCTGCGATTCCTGCAAGCACGCAGCAATGAATACAACATTGCAATGGACTTCCTGGATCCCAG TGGGCCAATGATGAAACTAGTATACAAACTCCAAGCAGAAGATTACAAGTATGAAATTCCTGTCAGCTATCTACCG GGTCCTGTAAGGGCATCTATACATGAAGGTGTCCTCCCAGATTGCCCGCTTTTTCACAACAAGCTGCAGTtccctctgtctggtctgctgtcTCTCAGCCTGGCTCTCA ATCCTTTTGAATTTTACATGTTCAACTTGGCCTCAAGTCTTATAACACCAAAG AACTACCCTCCAGGCCAACTCGTGAGCGCTTCAGACAATGCCTACTTCGTGCTGGTGGACTCTTACCTCAAATACTTCCTTCCCACTGAGGGCAACGTGccgccctctcctttctctgacTCCAGGGGCTCTGTTTCTGCACCTGCACCCAG GTCACCCTCTGTGCCTTTTGCGGGGTACGGCATCCACAGCACCAGCCTCCTAAAACGCCATATATCCCATCAACCCTGCGTCAACGCTGACCCCGCTGCCCAGGAGATCTGGAGGTCAGAGACTCTATTACAG GTGTTTGTAGAGATCTGGCTGCATCATTACTCCCTGGAGATGTATCAGAAGCTCCAGTCCCCCCAG CTGGCGCTGCTCCAGTATCGCCTCAGTATGTCCAGCATGCCGTGCcaacccctcgcccctccaggCTCTGGGACCCTCCACACCTACCAAGTACATTTACCTTTACGTTCAGCCCCCAGGGGCCTGCTGGAG GAGCCCTTCAGTCCCACAGAGGAGCACGTGCTGGTGGTGCGTCTCCTGGTCAAGCACCTGCACGCCTTCTCCAGCAGCCTGAAGCCCGAGcaggtctcctcctccccctcggccCACTCTCACGCCAGTCCCCTGGAGGAGTTCAAGAG GGTGGTGGTTCAACGTTTCGTCCAGCAGAAGCTCTACGTGTTTCTGCAACACTGCTTCGGCCACTGGCCTCTGGACGCCTCCTTTAGAGCG GTGTTGGAGACGTGGCTTAGCTACATCCAACCGTGGAGGTATACAGGAGAGAAAACCAATCCTCTGACTGACCAAAACAGAAGCGTTCCTGACAAATG GGCCTCGTTTGTGCAAGAGAACCTACTCATGTACACAAAGCTCTTTCAGGGCTTCCTCAACAGAGTCATCCGCACAGACTTGGTCAACGTGAAAAATGCTCTGATGGTCTTCAGGGTGGCCAAAGTGTTTGCACAGCCAAACCTAACAGAGATGATCCAGAAAG GAGAGCAGTTGTTCCTGGAGCCCGAGCACGTCCTCCACCATCGGCAGCATCGGGTCTTCCTCACGCCAGGCCATGGCGGCAGCTTCCTGTCCGCTCGGCAGCCCGCGGGGACGGACGCCGTGTTCCGGGTGAAGAGCCACGTGTACGGCCTTGAGGGCCAGGACTGCCAGTACAAACAGATGTTTGGCACTGAGCTTAGGGGAGCT GTTCTGAAGCTGATCCAGATCATCGCCCAGGCCAGGCAGACCGCCAAGCGGATATCTGACCACTCTGCCGAGGTGGCGTCCAACAACTCGTTCATGTCGTGGTTTGGGATGGGCTCCTCCGACCTCAACAACACCTTCTCGGGTTCAGAGGGGGGGGACGAGACTGGCGAGTGTTTCAAGAAGACTCACGAGTTCTTGGACAGAGCGCTGGAGAACCTCTGTCAGATCTTCAGG TTAAACCCTGGACAGCTGTCTCAGCTAATGGCTAACCTTGGATCAGGGCAGGACGACATAAACTCCAGACAGCTGCCAGACTGCATCCAGGGAGAGAATGGACTCATCCTCACAGACCTGGGCCGCATGCAG ATCATCAATGGACTCCGTAGATTTGAGATCGAGTACCAGGGAGACCCAGAGCTTCAGCCTATCAGAAGCTACGAGAACGCTGTGCTGGTGCGGTTGCTCTTCAGGATCTCCTCGCTGGTGAATGACAGG TTTGGGAATCGCATGGAAGCTCTCTGCTCGCGCCCGGACTTCCTGGGTCGGCTAGGACGCCACTACCTGGCCGGCCCTGTCGCCGGAGCAAGCGGTAGGAGGAAAAGCCCGGTGACACGGCGGACATTGGAGAGGAACCCCCAGCCGCGGCTAAGCATCCGCACGCTAGCCAGCTACAGGACCCTGCTGCTGCTAGTAATGCTGTACGTGATGGGGGCGCTGCTCTCTGTtggacccctgtcctgcacctTGCTCATCCTCACTGGGGGGGTTCTCTATGGAGTTCTCCTGACCCTCTTGGGAGATAAACTGAAATCCCACTAG
- the smpd4 gene encoding sphingomyelin phosphodiesterase 4 isoform X3 — protein MAAPVLQQPSFLLANLKVDSTTKPLLQRCQELVKVIDEYPAKELHLIFPWLVETVFGSLDGVIVGWNLRFLQARSNEYNIAMDFLDPSGPMMKLVYKLQAEDYKYEIPVSYLPGPVRASIHEGVLPDCPLFHNKLQFPLSGLLSLSLALNPFEFYMFNLASSLITPKNYPPGQLVSASDNAYFVLVDSYLKYFLPTEGNVPPSPFSDSRGSVSAPAPRSPSVPFAGYGIHSTSLLKRHISHQPCVNADPAAQEIWRSETLLQVFVEIWLHHYSLEMYQKLQSPQVKLALLQYRLSMSSMPCQPLAPPGSGTLHTYQEPFSPTEEHVLVVRLLVKHLHAFSSSLKPEQVSSSPSAHSHASPLEEFKRVVVQRFVQQKLYVFLQHCFGHWPLDASFRAVLETWLSYIQPWRYTGEKTNPLTDQNRSVPDKWASFVQENLLMYTKLFQGFLNRVIRTDLVNVKNALMVFRVAKVFAQPNLTEMIQKGEQLFLEPEHVLHHRQHRVFLTPGHGGSFLSARQPAGTDAVFRVKSHVYGLEGQDCQYKQMFGTELRGAVLKLIQIIAQARQTAKRISDHSAEVASNNSFMSWFGMGSSDLNNTFSGSEGGDETGECFKKTHEFLDRALENLCQIFRLNPGQLSQLMANLGSGQDDINSRQLPDCIQGENGLILTDLGRMQIINGLRRFEIEYQGDPELQPIRSYENAVLVRLLFRISSLVNDRFGNRMEALCSRPDFLGRLGRHYLAGPVAGASGRRKSPVTRRTLERNPQPRLSIRTLASYRTLLLLVMLYVMGALLSVGPLSCTLLILTGGVLYGVLLTLLGDKLKSH, from the exons ATGGCTGCGCCAGTCTTGCAACAACCCAGTTTTTTACTG GCAAACCTGAAAGTTGACTCAACAACCAAGCCTCTCCTTCAGCGTTGCCAAGAATTGGTGAAAGTGATTGATGAGTACCCTGCAAAG GAATTGCACCTGATATTCCCATGGCTGGTGGAGACCGTGTTTGGCAGTCTAGACGGCGTGATCGTGGGCTGGAACCTGCGATTCCTGCAAGCACGCAGCAATGAATACAACATTGCAATGGACTTCCTGGATCCCAG TGGGCCAATGATGAAACTAGTATACAAACTCCAAGCAGAAGATTACAAGTATGAAATTCCTGTCAGCTATCTACCG GGTCCTGTAAGGGCATCTATACATGAAGGTGTCCTCCCAGATTGCCCGCTTTTTCACAACAAGCTGCAGTtccctctgtctggtctgctgtcTCTCAGCCTGGCTCTCA ATCCTTTTGAATTTTACATGTTCAACTTGGCCTCAAGTCTTATAACACCAAAG AACTACCCTCCAGGCCAACTCGTGAGCGCTTCAGACAATGCCTACTTCGTGCTGGTGGACTCTTACCTCAAATACTTCCTTCCCACTGAGGGCAACGTGccgccctctcctttctctgacTCCAGGGGCTCTGTTTCTGCACCTGCACCCAG GTCACCCTCTGTGCCTTTTGCGGGGTACGGCATCCACAGCACCAGCCTCCTAAAACGCCATATATCCCATCAACCCTGCGTCAACGCTGACCCCGCTGCCCAGGAGATCTGGAGGTCAGAGACTCTATTACAG GTGTTTGTAGAGATCTGGCTGCATCATTACTCCCTGGAGATGTATCAGAAGCTCCAGTCCCCCCAGGTGAAG CTGGCGCTGCTCCAGTATCGCCTCAGTATGTCCAGCATGCCGTGCcaacccctcgcccctccaggCTCTGGGACCCTCCACACCTACCAA GAGCCCTTCAGTCCCACAGAGGAGCACGTGCTGGTGGTGCGTCTCCTGGTCAAGCACCTGCACGCCTTCTCCAGCAGCCTGAAGCCCGAGcaggtctcctcctccccctcggccCACTCTCACGCCAGTCCCCTGGAGGAGTTCAAGAG GGTGGTGGTTCAACGTTTCGTCCAGCAGAAGCTCTACGTGTTTCTGCAACACTGCTTCGGCCACTGGCCTCTGGACGCCTCCTTTAGAGCG GTGTTGGAGACGTGGCTTAGCTACATCCAACCGTGGAGGTATACAGGAGAGAAAACCAATCCTCTGACTGACCAAAACAGAAGCGTTCCTGACAAATG GGCCTCGTTTGTGCAAGAGAACCTACTCATGTACACAAAGCTCTTTCAGGGCTTCCTCAACAGAGTCATCCGCACAGACTTGGTCAACGTGAAAAATGCTCTGATGGTCTTCAGGGTGGCCAAAGTGTTTGCACAGCCAAACCTAACAGAGATGATCCAGAAAG GAGAGCAGTTGTTCCTGGAGCCCGAGCACGTCCTCCACCATCGGCAGCATCGGGTCTTCCTCACGCCAGGCCATGGCGGCAGCTTCCTGTCCGCTCGGCAGCCCGCGGGGACGGACGCCGTGTTCCGGGTGAAGAGCCACGTGTACGGCCTTGAGGGCCAGGACTGCCAGTACAAACAGATGTTTGGCACTGAGCTTAGGGGAGCT GTTCTGAAGCTGATCCAGATCATCGCCCAGGCCAGGCAGACCGCCAAGCGGATATCTGACCACTCTGCCGAGGTGGCGTCCAACAACTCGTTCATGTCGTGGTTTGGGATGGGCTCCTCCGACCTCAACAACACCTTCTCGGGTTCAGAGGGGGGGGACGAGACTGGCGAGTGTTTCAAGAAGACTCACGAGTTCTTGGACAGAGCGCTGGAGAACCTCTGTCAGATCTTCAGG TTAAACCCTGGACAGCTGTCTCAGCTAATGGCTAACCTTGGATCAGGGCAGGACGACATAAACTCCAGACAGCTGCCAGACTGCATCCAGGGAGAGAATGGACTCATCCTCACAGACCTGGGCCGCATGCAG ATCATCAATGGACTCCGTAGATTTGAGATCGAGTACCAGGGAGACCCAGAGCTTCAGCCTATCAGAAGCTACGAGAACGCTGTGCTGGTGCGGTTGCTCTTCAGGATCTCCTCGCTGGTGAATGACAGG TTTGGGAATCGCATGGAAGCTCTCTGCTCGCGCCCGGACTTCCTGGGTCGGCTAGGACGCCACTACCTGGCCGGCCCTGTCGCCGGAGCAAGCGGTAGGAGGAAAAGCCCGGTGACACGGCGGACATTGGAGAGGAACCCCCAGCCGCGGCTAAGCATCCGCACGCTAGCCAGCTACAGGACCCTGCTGCTGCTAGTAATGCTGTACGTGATGGGGGCGCTGCTCTCTGTtggacccctgtcctgcacctTGCTCATCCTCACTGGGGGGGTTCTCTATGGAGTTCTCCTGACCCTCTTGGGAGATAAACTGAAATCCCACTAG
- the smpd4 gene encoding sphingomyelin phosphodiesterase 4 isoform X4, with translation MAAPVLQQPSFLLANLKVDSTTKPLLQRCQELVKVIDEYPAKELHLIFPWLVETVFGSLDGVIVGWNLRFLQARSNEYNIAMDFLDPSGPMMKLVYKLQAEDYKYEIPVSYLPGPVRASIHEGVLPDCPLFHNKLQFPLSGLLSLSLALNPFEFYMFNLASSLITPKNYPPGQLVSASDNAYFVLVDSYLKYFLPTEGNVPPSPFSDSRGSVSAPAPRSPSVPFAGYGIHSTSLLKRHISHQPCVNADPAAQEIWRSETLLQVFVEIWLHHYSLEMYQKLQSPQLALLQYRLSMSSMPCQPLAPPGSGTLHTYQEPFSPTEEHVLVVRLLVKHLHAFSSSLKPEQVSSSPSAHSHASPLEEFKRVVVQRFVQQKLYVFLQHCFGHWPLDASFRAVLETWLSYIQPWRYTGEKTNPLTDQNRSVPDKWASFVQENLLMYTKLFQGFLNRVIRTDLVNVKNALMVFRVAKVFAQPNLTEMIQKGEQLFLEPEHVLHHRQHRVFLTPGHGGSFLSARQPAGTDAVFRVKSHVYGLEGQDCQYKQMFGTELRGAVLKLIQIIAQARQTAKRISDHSAEVASNNSFMSWFGMGSSDLNNTFSGSEGGDETGECFKKTHEFLDRALENLCQIFRLNPGQLSQLMANLGSGQDDINSRQLPDCIQGENGLILTDLGRMQIINGLRRFEIEYQGDPELQPIRSYENAVLVRLLFRISSLVNDRFGNRMEALCSRPDFLGRLGRHYLAGPVAGASGRRKSPVTRRTLERNPQPRLSIRTLASYRTLLLLVMLYVMGALLSVGPLSCTLLILTGGVLYGVLLTLLGDKLKSH, from the exons ATGGCTGCGCCAGTCTTGCAACAACCCAGTTTTTTACTG GCAAACCTGAAAGTTGACTCAACAACCAAGCCTCTCCTTCAGCGTTGCCAAGAATTGGTGAAAGTGATTGATGAGTACCCTGCAAAG GAATTGCACCTGATATTCCCATGGCTGGTGGAGACCGTGTTTGGCAGTCTAGACGGCGTGATCGTGGGCTGGAACCTGCGATTCCTGCAAGCACGCAGCAATGAATACAACATTGCAATGGACTTCCTGGATCCCAG TGGGCCAATGATGAAACTAGTATACAAACTCCAAGCAGAAGATTACAAGTATGAAATTCCTGTCAGCTATCTACCG GGTCCTGTAAGGGCATCTATACATGAAGGTGTCCTCCCAGATTGCCCGCTTTTTCACAACAAGCTGCAGTtccctctgtctggtctgctgtcTCTCAGCCTGGCTCTCA ATCCTTTTGAATTTTACATGTTCAACTTGGCCTCAAGTCTTATAACACCAAAG AACTACCCTCCAGGCCAACTCGTGAGCGCTTCAGACAATGCCTACTTCGTGCTGGTGGACTCTTACCTCAAATACTTCCTTCCCACTGAGGGCAACGTGccgccctctcctttctctgacTCCAGGGGCTCTGTTTCTGCACCTGCACCCAG GTCACCCTCTGTGCCTTTTGCGGGGTACGGCATCCACAGCACCAGCCTCCTAAAACGCCATATATCCCATCAACCCTGCGTCAACGCTGACCCCGCTGCCCAGGAGATCTGGAGGTCAGAGACTCTATTACAG GTGTTTGTAGAGATCTGGCTGCATCATTACTCCCTGGAGATGTATCAGAAGCTCCAGTCCCCCCAG CTGGCGCTGCTCCAGTATCGCCTCAGTATGTCCAGCATGCCGTGCcaacccctcgcccctccaggCTCTGGGACCCTCCACACCTACCAA GAGCCCTTCAGTCCCACAGAGGAGCACGTGCTGGTGGTGCGTCTCCTGGTCAAGCACCTGCACGCCTTCTCCAGCAGCCTGAAGCCCGAGcaggtctcctcctccccctcggccCACTCTCACGCCAGTCCCCTGGAGGAGTTCAAGAG GGTGGTGGTTCAACGTTTCGTCCAGCAGAAGCTCTACGTGTTTCTGCAACACTGCTTCGGCCACTGGCCTCTGGACGCCTCCTTTAGAGCG GTGTTGGAGACGTGGCTTAGCTACATCCAACCGTGGAGGTATACAGGAGAGAAAACCAATCCTCTGACTGACCAAAACAGAAGCGTTCCTGACAAATG GGCCTCGTTTGTGCAAGAGAACCTACTCATGTACACAAAGCTCTTTCAGGGCTTCCTCAACAGAGTCATCCGCACAGACTTGGTCAACGTGAAAAATGCTCTGATGGTCTTCAGGGTGGCCAAAGTGTTTGCACAGCCAAACCTAACAGAGATGATCCAGAAAG GAGAGCAGTTGTTCCTGGAGCCCGAGCACGTCCTCCACCATCGGCAGCATCGGGTCTTCCTCACGCCAGGCCATGGCGGCAGCTTCCTGTCCGCTCGGCAGCCCGCGGGGACGGACGCCGTGTTCCGGGTGAAGAGCCACGTGTACGGCCTTGAGGGCCAGGACTGCCAGTACAAACAGATGTTTGGCACTGAGCTTAGGGGAGCT GTTCTGAAGCTGATCCAGATCATCGCCCAGGCCAGGCAGACCGCCAAGCGGATATCTGACCACTCTGCCGAGGTGGCGTCCAACAACTCGTTCATGTCGTGGTTTGGGATGGGCTCCTCCGACCTCAACAACACCTTCTCGGGTTCAGAGGGGGGGGACGAGACTGGCGAGTGTTTCAAGAAGACTCACGAGTTCTTGGACAGAGCGCTGGAGAACCTCTGTCAGATCTTCAGG TTAAACCCTGGACAGCTGTCTCAGCTAATGGCTAACCTTGGATCAGGGCAGGACGACATAAACTCCAGACAGCTGCCAGACTGCATCCAGGGAGAGAATGGACTCATCCTCACAGACCTGGGCCGCATGCAG ATCATCAATGGACTCCGTAGATTTGAGATCGAGTACCAGGGAGACCCAGAGCTTCAGCCTATCAGAAGCTACGAGAACGCTGTGCTGGTGCGGTTGCTCTTCAGGATCTCCTCGCTGGTGAATGACAGG TTTGGGAATCGCATGGAAGCTCTCTGCTCGCGCCCGGACTTCCTGGGTCGGCTAGGACGCCACTACCTGGCCGGCCCTGTCGCCGGAGCAAGCGGTAGGAGGAAAAGCCCGGTGACACGGCGGACATTGGAGAGGAACCCCCAGCCGCGGCTAAGCATCCGCACGCTAGCCAGCTACAGGACCCTGCTGCTGCTAGTAATGCTGTACGTGATGGGGGCGCTGCTCTCTGTtggacccctgtcctgcacctTGCTCATCCTCACTGGGGGGGTTCTCTATGGAGTTCTCCTGACCCTCTTGGGAGATAAACTGAAATCCCACTAG